Proteins encoded by one window of Cuniculiplasma divulgatum:
- the pyrF gene encoding orotidine-5'-phosphate decarboxylase, giving the protein MNHKIVASLDITDEKKLISIAEEISNSVFAIKINWPTILSLGKSIIGKLSMFSKVICDLKIADIPNTNRLIIEQISKENPWAVIGHLFPGPDSMKSLVDNSGEIKIIGVASMSNPGSNLYLNPNFENLVSDAITLGCYGIVAPGNDYELLGKISRTKGPLKIFSPGVGAQGGGYKKAISSGSDYVIIGRSIYENPEPLKYIMNLEGEN; this is encoded by the coding sequence ATGAATCATAAAATTGTTGCATCCCTTGATATAACAGACGAGAAGAAGTTGATTTCTATTGCTGAGGAAATAAGTAACAGCGTGTTTGCAATTAAAATAAACTGGCCAACAATATTGAGCCTCGGAAAATCAATTATAGGAAAACTTTCCATGTTTTCAAAAGTGATTTGCGATCTGAAGATAGCAGATATACCGAATACCAACAGGCTTATTATTGAACAAATTTCAAAGGAAAACCCATGGGCAGTTATTGGACACCTCTTTCCAGGACCTGATTCTATGAAATCTCTTGTTGATAATTCTGGTGAAATAAAAATAATTGGAGTTGCATCAATGAGCAATCCCGGGTCTAATCTGTATCTTAACCCAAACTTTGAGAATCTAGTTTCTGATGCTATAACTCTTGGATGTTACGGTATTGTGGCACCTGGAAACGATTATGAACTCCTCGGAAAAATATCAAGGACAAAAGGACCATTGAAGATTTTCTCTCCTGGAGTTGGCGCACAGGGTGGTGGATACAAAAAAGCAATTAGCTCCGGCTCAGACTATGTAATAATAGGTAGATCTATCTATGAGAATCCTGAACCACTGAAATATATAATGAATCTGGAAGGAGAAAACTAA
- a CDS encoding coiled-coil protein, protein MSDVLPELEQKREILRNLVEDHIKRRDELSQEAHYYAEERDKLNQKSKSMREIVMKKIDDKGQLIEKIQKMRNEKEDHFKELSELRRELRKYRDSFKSQGADPSELRRKEKELQRLEKTQQTTQLKKDEEKRIVLEIRKLSNDIRKTREAVEKELKENDSVKDLSGKINEKRKVVDEFKKEIDEISKQINGLGDEISKGLQELDETRKKADEFHEMFIKFNKESEKEHEGFIKAKTELRDLEKILGGMAAKTRATRKKEKEGELQNKANVLFDKFKNGEQLTTEDLLILQKAGFL, encoded by the coding sequence ATGAGTGACGTCCTTCCTGAACTAGAACAGAAAAGAGAGATTTTAAGAAATCTGGTCGAAGACCATATCAAGAGGCGAGATGAGCTTTCGCAAGAAGCCCATTATTACGCTGAAGAGAGGGATAAACTTAACCAGAAATCTAAATCTATGCGAGAAATTGTTATGAAAAAGATTGACGATAAGGGACAGCTTATCGAAAAAATTCAGAAAATGAGAAATGAAAAAGAAGATCATTTTAAAGAACTTTCTGAATTGAGAAGGGAGTTAAGAAAATACCGTGATTCATTTAAATCACAGGGTGCTGATCCTTCTGAATTAAGAAGAAAGGAGAAGGAACTTCAAAGGCTTGAGAAAACCCAGCAGACTACGCAGCTTAAGAAGGATGAGGAAAAAAGGATAGTTCTTGAGATCAGGAAGCTCAGCAACGATATTAGAAAAACAAGGGAAGCTGTAGAAAAAGAACTGAAAGAAAACGACAGTGTTAAGGATTTATCTGGAAAGATAAACGAGAAGAGAAAAGTTGTAGATGAGTTCAAGAAGGAAATTGACGAAATATCCAAACAGATAAATGGGCTTGGAGACGAGATTAGTAAGGGTCTTCAGGAACTTGATGAAACAAGAAAAAAAGCCGATGAATTTCATGAAATGTTTATAAAGTTCAATAAGGAATCTGAGAAAGAACATGAAGGGTTCATAAAGGCAAAAACTGAACTCAGAGACCTTGAAAAGATACTTGGTGGAATGGCAGCAAAAACTAGAGCCACCAGAAAGAAGGAGAAGGAAGGGGAATTACAGAATAAGGCAAATGTTCTTTTTGATAAATTTAAGAATGGGGAACAGCTCACAACAGAGGATCTCCTGATTCTCCAAAAAGCTGGATTTCTCTAA